The Cupriavidus nantongensis genome has a segment encoding these proteins:
- a CDS encoding LysR family transcriptional regulator — METLANLESFVRSAETGSFSAAGRRLGLTPAAVSRNVAMLERNLGVRLFQRSTRKLTLTEAGERFLASIGGNLDALQAAIAAMSNDHGEPAGVLKVSLAPSFGVAYVMPLLPDFLQRYPAIRPEWHFENRAIDLIAEGFDAAIGGGFELAPGLVSRPLAPAHIVAVASPAYLRERTLPADPSMLDVMDGIVMRSGRTGRTRHWTLRDAAGNEVAATLPERIVVSDPAAMREAALLGLGVALLAVPDVLPWIERGELVRLLPRWYADAGAISLYYPTRTLMPGKTRVFVDHVVEAFRRDGLAERLAGSLGI; from the coding sequence ATGGAAACCCTTGCCAACCTCGAATCCTTTGTGCGCAGCGCCGAAACCGGCAGCTTTTCGGCGGCGGGTCGCCGACTGGGCCTGACGCCAGCGGCCGTCAGCCGCAACGTGGCGATGCTTGAGCGCAATCTGGGCGTGCGACTGTTCCAGCGCTCGACGCGCAAGCTGACGCTTACCGAGGCTGGCGAACGCTTCCTGGCCTCCATTGGCGGCAACCTGGACGCGCTGCAAGCCGCCATCGCCGCCATGTCGAACGACCACGGCGAACCGGCCGGCGTGCTCAAAGTCAGCCTGGCGCCGTCATTCGGCGTGGCTTACGTGATGCCGTTGCTCCCTGATTTCCTGCAGCGTTACCCCGCGATCCGCCCAGAATGGCATTTCGAGAATCGCGCGATCGACTTGATTGCCGAGGGCTTCGACGCAGCCATAGGCGGAGGCTTTGAACTGGCGCCGGGTCTGGTGTCGCGCCCGCTGGCACCCGCGCATATCGTCGCGGTGGCGTCGCCTGCGTATCTGCGGGAACGCACGCTGCCTGCCGATCCGTCCATGCTGGACGTGATGGATGGCATCGTCATGCGCTCCGGACGCACCGGACGCACGCGCCACTGGACCCTGCGCGATGCCGCCGGCAACGAGGTTGCCGCGACCCTGCCCGAACGCATTGTCGTGAGCGACCCGGCCGCCATGCGCGAAGCCGCGCTACTGGGCTTGGGCGTGGCGCTGCTGGCGGTACCCGACGTACTGCCATGGATCGAACGCGGCGAACTGGTACGCCTGCTGCCGCGCTGGTACGCCGACGCTGGCGCCATTTCGTTGTACTACCCTACGCGCACGCTGATGCCTGGCAAGACGCGCGTATTCGTGGACCATGTTGTAGAAGCTTTCCGCCGCGACGGGCTGGCCGAGCGGTTGGCAGGCAGCCTTGGCATTTAG
- a CDS encoding substrate-binding domain-containing protein, which yields MKSATSAARHTVLILLLGLVGPAWADDIRVITSGGFTAAYQKLVPLYEAATQDRVITAYGASMGNAPDSIPSRLARGETFDVVILADSGLEKLAVEGKVMAGSRVDLARSLIGMSVRKGTPKPDISNTDAFRQTLLNARSIAYSASASGTYLSNELFPRLGVADQIKDKAHKIYSERVGAVVARGDAEIGFQQVSELLPFQELDYVGPLPDELQQKVFFSAGTIAGRQTAATSRFVGFLASPAAAAIVSSTGLEPVATPLPPPAPPKLGQPAKP from the coding sequence ATGAAGTCCGCCACCTCTGCCGCCCGGCATACCGTTCTGATTTTGTTACTGGGGCTGGTCGGTCCAGCCTGGGCGGATGACATCCGCGTCATTACCTCGGGCGGATTCACGGCGGCCTACCAGAAACTCGTCCCGCTTTACGAGGCCGCCACGCAGGATCGCGTCATCACCGCCTACGGCGCATCGATGGGCAATGCGCCGGATTCCATTCCCAGCCGGCTGGCGCGCGGCGAGACCTTCGACGTGGTGATCCTGGCGGATTCCGGACTGGAGAAACTGGCCGTCGAAGGCAAGGTTATGGCCGGCAGCCGGGTTGACCTTGCGCGCTCGCTGATCGGCATGTCGGTACGCAAGGGGACGCCCAAGCCGGATATCAGCAATACCGACGCCTTCAGGCAGACGCTGCTCAACGCGCGCTCGATCGCCTACTCCGCCAGCGCCAGCGGCACCTATTTGTCGAACGAGCTGTTTCCCCGGCTCGGCGTCGCGGACCAGATCAAGGACAAGGCCCACAAGATCTACAGCGAGCGCGTCGGCGCCGTGGTGGCGCGCGGCGATGCGGAAATCGGCTTCCAGCAGGTCAGCGAACTGCTGCCATTCCAGGAACTGGATTATGTCGGCCCCTTGCCCGACGAGCTTCAGCAAAAGGTCTTCTTCTCGGCCGGAACGATCGCGGGCCGGCAGACAGCGGCCACCTCGCGTTTCGTCGGTTTCCTGGCCTCGCCGGCCGCGGCTGCAATCGTGAGCAGCACCGGACTGGAACCGGTGGCGACGCCGCTGCCGCCACCGGCACCGCCAAAGCTGGGGCAACCGGCGAAGCCTTGA
- a CDS encoding NADPH-dependent F420 reductase, which yields MQASYGKTIGIIGAGAIGTAFATALARHGIHAVLANSRGPETLRDAANAIGPSIRPGTREQAAAQDIVLVAVNWSKLPQALAGLPDFGGRIVIDANNPIEAPLFRPADLHGRSSSAVFAGLVPGARVVKALNHLQPSLVAGDPQAEGGRRVMFMSGDDANAKAEVGRLIDRLGFFGIDLGSLDVGGRQHQFPGGALAALNLVRMG from the coding sequence ATGCAAGCAAGCTACGGCAAGACCATTGGCATCATCGGCGCGGGCGCAATCGGCACGGCGTTCGCCACGGCGCTGGCACGCCACGGCATCCACGCGGTGCTGGCCAACAGCCGCGGGCCTGAAACGCTGCGCGATGCCGCGAACGCAATCGGGCCTTCGATCCGCCCCGGCACCCGCGAGCAAGCCGCGGCGCAAGACATCGTGCTGGTGGCCGTCAACTGGTCGAAGCTGCCGCAGGCGCTGGCCGGGTTGCCGGACTTTGGCGGGCGCATTGTCATCGACGCCAACAACCCGATCGAGGCGCCGCTGTTTCGCCCCGCGGACCTGCATGGCCGCTCGTCGAGCGCGGTGTTTGCAGGCTTGGTGCCGGGGGCGCGGGTTGTAAAGGCGTTGAATCACCTGCAGCCCTCGCTGGTTGCCGGCGATCCGCAAGCAGAAGGCGGCCGCCGCGTGATGTTCATGTCGGGTGACGATGCGAACGCCAAGGCCGAGGTGGGCAGGTTGATCGATCGCCTCGGGTTCTTCGGCATCGATCTGGGTTCGCTCGATGTGGGCGGAAGGCAGCACCAGTTTCCCGGGGGAGCGCTGGCGGCGCTGAATCTGGTGAGGATGGGTTGA
- a CDS encoding acyl-CoA dehydrogenase family protein yields the protein MDFTYSEEQQMLADSLRRFIDTEYTFEARRKSARQGESLDRGVWNKLAEMGVLGLTVPADFGGFGEGPASQLVVQRELGRGLVLEPVTPSGVMAAAVLSAYGSDAQKQEWLPAIASGERIVTLAYLEPTTRYRPESARASAERSGDGYLISGTKSVVWHGAAADAYLLTARIAGSNEIALFLVPRDSKGLGVTAYPTIDGLRAADLSLQNVAVPASALVGQPADGLAALGVGLEHGIAALCAEGAGAMEKLIQITGEYLGTRQQFGKPLASFQALQHRMADMLVQKELALSMAYVAAQALDETDPAARRRMLSAAKVTVARAGRFVGQQAVQLHGGMGMTDELSVGDYFKRLTMLDQLLGDSNYHLQRFGEVMEA from the coding sequence ATGGACTTCACCTACAGCGAAGAGCAACAGATGCTGGCGGACAGCCTGCGCCGCTTCATCGATACCGAATACACCTTCGAGGCCCGCCGCAAGAGCGCGCGCCAGGGCGAAAGCCTGGATCGCGGCGTGTGGAACAAGCTCGCCGAAATGGGCGTGCTGGGCCTGACCGTGCCGGCCGACTTCGGCGGCTTCGGCGAAGGCCCGGCCAGCCAGCTGGTGGTGCAGCGCGAGCTGGGCCGCGGCCTGGTGCTGGAGCCGGTCACGCCCAGCGGCGTGATGGCCGCCGCCGTGCTGTCCGCCTACGGCAGCGATGCGCAGAAGCAGGAATGGCTGCCCGCGATCGCGTCGGGCGAGCGCATCGTCACGCTGGCCTACCTGGAGCCGACCACGCGCTACCGCCCGGAGTCGGCCCGCGCCAGCGCCGAGCGCAGCGGCGATGGCTACCTGATCAGCGGCACCAAGAGCGTGGTCTGGCACGGCGCCGCCGCCGACGCCTACCTGCTGACCGCGCGCATCGCGGGCAGCAACGAGATCGCGCTGTTCCTGGTGCCGCGCGACAGCAAGGGCTTGGGCGTGACGGCCTACCCGACCATCGACGGCCTGCGCGCCGCCGACCTGTCGCTGCAGAACGTCGCGGTGCCGGCCAGCGCGCTGGTGGGCCAGCCCGCCGACGGCCTGGCGGCGCTGGGTGTCGGCCTGGAGCACGGCATCGCCGCGCTGTGCGCCGAGGGCGCCGGTGCGATGGAAAAGCTGATCCAGATCACCGGCGAATACCTGGGCACGCGCCAGCAGTTCGGCAAGCCGCTGGCCAGCTTCCAGGCGCTGCAGCACCGCATGGCCGACATGCTGGTGCAGAAGGAACTGGCGCTGTCGATGGCCTACGTCGCCGCGCAGGCGCTGGACGAGACCGACCCCGCCGCGCGCCGCCGCATGCTGTCCGCCGCCAAGGTCACGGTGGCTCGCGCCGGCCGCTTCGTCGGCCAGCAGGCGGTGCAGCTGCACGGCGGCATGGGCATGACCGACGAGCTGTCGGTGGGCGACTATTTCAAGCGCCTGACCATGCTGGACCAGCTGCTGGGCGACAGCAACTACCATCTGCAGCGTTTTGGCGAAGTGATGGAGGCTTGA
- a CDS encoding J domain-containing protein codes for MTTLYATLGVPADATLDEIKLAYRRAAMKWHPDRNPGREAESHAAFQQIRDAYAILSDAEQRQVYDDVFEREMRRWEAEHAAQEAEERQAQEQARRVAQDHYEKMVAVAMRYADQGHARDVLFGILLGKDCETELAGRIADSVHALHQSRHACAESQAAAPADACTARTEIPTSPFEAFWQGLFRFR; via the coding sequence ATGACCACGCTCTACGCGACGCTTGGCGTACCGGCCGATGCCACCCTGGATGAGATCAAGCTTGCCTATCGCCGCGCGGCAATGAAATGGCATCCGGACCGCAATCCCGGTCGCGAAGCCGAAAGCCATGCTGCCTTCCAGCAGATTCGCGATGCCTATGCGATCCTGTCCGACGCCGAGCAGCGCCAGGTCTACGACGACGTCTTCGAACGCGAAATGCGCCGCTGGGAAGCCGAGCACGCCGCACAGGAGGCCGAGGAACGCCAGGCGCAGGAGCAGGCGAGACGCGTCGCGCAGGACCATTACGAGAAGATGGTCGCCGTCGCGATGCGCTATGCCGACCAGGGGCATGCGCGCGACGTCCTGTTCGGCATCCTGCTGGGCAAGGACTGCGAGACGGAGCTCGCCGGACGAATTGCCGACAGCGTTCACGCACTGCATCAGTCGCGCCACGCATGCGCCGAGAGCCAGGCCGCCGCGCCGGCGGATGCCTGCACGGCGCGCACCGAAATCCCCACCAGCCCGTTCGAGGCATTCTGGCAAGGGCTGTTCAGGTTTCGCTAG
- a CDS encoding LysR family transcriptional regulator yields MPRINFGLEDLQAFVATAEQGSFRMAAEALHISQPALSRRIDKLERTLGSRLLERTTRRVQLTNIGRQFLEEARAALAILDSAVLRLGDEVTLQRGLVTVAAIPSAVLHFLPDAIHAFGRRHPGVRVRVIDENANDVLASVMSGESDFGLNFMGAQEPNIEFRAIRAEPYRLVMRRDHSWSGRDAVAWDELAGQRMVSVSKQSGNRALIENAIAHLRQRPTIHYEANHVVGVLGLVEAGLGMAVLPGMALPHDHPRLCGVPLVDPSVDRVLGLIRRHDRPLQPAAQALYGTLMAGVIPSPPH; encoded by the coding sequence ATGCCACGCATTAATTTCGGGCTGGAAGACCTGCAGGCCTTTGTCGCCACGGCAGAACAAGGCAGCTTCCGCATGGCGGCGGAGGCCCTCCATATTTCCCAGCCCGCGTTGAGCCGGCGCATCGACAAACTCGAACGGACGCTTGGCTCCCGCCTGCTCGAGCGGACCACGCGACGCGTGCAGCTGACCAACATTGGCCGGCAGTTCCTGGAGGAGGCCCGTGCTGCGCTGGCCATCCTCGACAGCGCGGTACTGCGGCTCGGTGACGAGGTCACGCTCCAGCGCGGGCTTGTGACCGTGGCCGCGATACCGTCGGCGGTGCTGCATTTCCTGCCCGACGCGATTCATGCGTTCGGCCGCCGGCACCCCGGCGTGCGTGTGCGGGTGATTGACGAAAACGCGAACGACGTGCTGGCCAGCGTGATGTCCGGCGAGTCCGATTTCGGGCTCAATTTCATGGGGGCGCAGGAGCCGAACATCGAATTTCGCGCCATCCGCGCCGAGCCCTACCGGCTGGTGATGCGGCGCGACCATTCCTGGTCGGGGCGGGATGCCGTCGCCTGGGATGAGCTTGCAGGACAGCGGATGGTGAGCGTCTCAAAGCAGAGCGGCAACCGCGCCCTGATCGAGAATGCCATCGCCCACCTGAGGCAACGCCCGACCATCCACTACGAAGCCAACCACGTGGTCGGGGTGCTGGGTTTGGTCGAGGCCGGCCTGGGCATGGCCGTGCTGCCCGGCATGGCGCTGCCGCACGATCATCCCCGGCTTTGCGGCGTGCCGCTGGTGGATCCTTCCGTAGACCGGGTCCTTGGCCTGATACGGCGCCATGACAGGCCATTGCAGCCTGCCGCGCAGGCGTTGTATGGCACGCTGATGGCAGGCGTCATCCCATCCCCACCACACTAG
- a CDS encoding SDR family oxidoreductase, with amino-acid sequence MKQASRTWFITGASKGVGQKLVTRLLEQGHRVAATSRTAASLTQAFGAESDRFLPLEVDLTNDGSVRQAIEKTVQWFGVLDVVVNNAGYAQQGTVEALSDDEVRSNFEVNFFAPMAVVRHALPQLRRQRSGHIINLSSIVGFQGGYAGWGSYVASKFALSGLTESLAAEVAELGIRATVVYPGPVRTDFLSNGALAVAKRQIDDYAEAKASLDLHLDTLHGHQAGDPDKLALLIIQAASVESAPLHLFAGKIANELAAAKASAVSRDLEAWRRSSEATDFAE; translated from the coding sequence ATGAAACAAGCATCCCGAACCTGGTTCATTACCGGCGCATCGAAGGGCGTCGGCCAGAAGCTCGTTACCCGTCTGTTGGAGCAAGGCCATCGGGTGGCGGCAACCTCCCGCACGGCCGCCTCGCTGACGCAGGCATTCGGTGCGGAGTCCGACCGCTTTCTACCGCTGGAGGTCGACCTGACCAATGATGGCAGCGTCCGGCAGGCCATCGAGAAGACCGTGCAATGGTTCGGCGTTCTCGACGTGGTCGTGAACAATGCCGGCTACGCCCAGCAAGGCACCGTCGAGGCATTGTCCGACGACGAGGTTCGCAGCAATTTCGAGGTCAACTTCTTCGCGCCGATGGCTGTGGTGCGCCATGCGCTGCCGCAGCTTCGCCGCCAGCGCAGCGGGCACATCATCAATCTCTCGTCCATCGTCGGCTTTCAGGGCGGGTATGCGGGATGGGGCAGCTACGTCGCGAGCAAGTTCGCGCTGTCGGGCCTGACGGAATCGCTCGCGGCAGAAGTTGCCGAGCTGGGGATCCGTGCGACGGTGGTGTACCCGGGCCCGGTGCGCACCGATTTCCTGTCGAACGGTGCGCTGGCGGTGGCGAAGCGGCAGATCGACGACTACGCGGAGGCCAAGGCTTCGCTGGACCTGCATCTCGACACCCTGCATGGCCATCAGGCGGGAGATCCGGACAAGCTGGCACTGCTGATCATCCAGGCCGCGAGTGTTGAATCGGCCCCGCTGCATCTGTTCGCCGGCAAGATTGCCAATGAACTGGCGGCCGCCAAGGCGAGCGCTGTCTCGAGGGATCTCGAGGCCTGGCGGCGCTCGTCTGAAGCTACGGACTTCGCGGAGTGA
- a CDS encoding acyl-CoA dehydrogenase family protein, with amino-acid sequence MDLRFTAEEQAFREEVRAFVQAKLPEDIRNKVLNHQRVEKDDYVRWHRILQAQGWGAPTWPKQWGGTGWTALQRLIFEIESFRAGAPRLLPFGLTMIGPVLMKYASPEMQQRFLPRIPGVEDFWCQGYSEPGSGSDLASLKTRAVRKGDKYIVNGQKTWTTMAHFADWIFCLVRTDPDAKAQEGISMLLIDMKSPGVTVRPITTLDGGHDVNETWFEDVEVPVENLVGEENRAWTYAKYLLGHERTGIAGIGHCHRELRQLKHYAAQATDGAGRPLIEDVRMRDKIARVEMDIMALEMLLLRVATQSAGTPGPEASIVKIRGSEVQQDLAMLMMEVAGPNAWPYSPDWLEPGATQPVSGPEWAAPAASTYYDMRKTSIYGGATEVQKNIISKMILGF; translated from the coding sequence ATGGATTTGCGTTTCACCGCCGAGGAACAGGCCTTCCGCGAGGAAGTCCGCGCTTTCGTGCAAGCCAAGCTGCCGGAAGACATCCGCAACAAGGTGCTCAACCACCAGCGCGTGGAGAAGGACGACTACGTCCGCTGGCACCGCATCCTGCAGGCGCAGGGCTGGGGCGCCCCGACCTGGCCAAAGCAGTGGGGCGGCACCGGCTGGACCGCGCTGCAGCGCCTGATCTTCGAGATCGAGAGCTTCCGTGCCGGCGCGCCGCGCCTGCTGCCGTTCGGCCTGACCATGATCGGCCCGGTGCTGATGAAGTACGCCAGCCCCGAGATGCAGCAGCGCTTCCTGCCGCGCATCCCGGGCGTGGAAGACTTCTGGTGCCAGGGCTACTCCGAGCCGGGCTCGGGGTCCGACCTGGCCTCGCTGAAGACCCGCGCGGTGCGCAAGGGGGACAAGTACATCGTCAACGGCCAGAAGACCTGGACCACGATGGCCCACTTCGCCGACTGGATCTTCTGCCTGGTGCGCACCGATCCCGATGCCAAGGCGCAGGAAGGCATCTCGATGCTGCTGATCGACATGAAGTCGCCCGGCGTGACGGTGCGTCCGATCACCACGCTCGACGGCGGCCACGACGTCAACGAGACCTGGTTCGAAGATGTCGAAGTGCCGGTCGAGAACCTGGTCGGCGAAGAGAACCGCGCCTGGACCTACGCCAAGTACCTGCTCGGCCATGAGCGCACCGGCATCGCCGGCATCGGCCATTGCCACCGCGAGCTGCGCCAGCTCAAGCACTACGCCGCGCAGGCCACCGACGGCGCCGGCCGCCCGCTGATCGAGGACGTGCGCATGCGCGACAAGATCGCGCGCGTGGAGATGGACATCATGGCGCTGGAGATGCTGCTGCTGCGCGTGGCCACGCAGTCCGCGGGCACGCCGGGACCGGAAGCGTCGATCGTCAAGATCCGCGGCTCGGAAGTGCAGCAAGACCTGGCCATGCTGATGATGGAAGTGGCCGGCCCCAACGCCTGGCCGTATTCGCCGGACTGGCTCGAGCCCGGCGCGACGCAGCCGGTGTCCGGTCCGGAGTGGGCCGCGCCGGCCGCCTCCACCTACTACGACATGCGCAAGACCTCGATCTACGGCGGCGCGACCGAAGTGCAGAAGAACATCATCTCCAAGATGATCCTGGGTTTCTGA
- a CDS encoding SDR family oxidoreductase produces MTQQTLPLAGKIALVTGGSRSIGAAIARRLAADGAAVALTYSASADKAATVVREIEAAGGRAIALAADAGDAAAVRRAVAATVDAFGGLDILVNNAGLGLGGAIEDIAFDTYERMIAVNVTGVFVATQEAVRHMKPGGRVIHIGSSMARYAAFPTASLYTLTKGAIAGFNRSLVRDLGPKGITVNTVHPGPTDTDMNPAGGPVSEIVGPGIALGRYGQPHEIAGVVAFLAGPDAAFVTGAEIVADGGFTA; encoded by the coding sequence ATGACTCAACAGACCCTTCCCCTGGCCGGCAAGATCGCCCTGGTTACCGGCGGTTCGCGCTCGATCGGCGCTGCCATCGCCCGCCGCCTGGCCGCCGACGGTGCGGCCGTGGCGCTGACCTACAGTGCCTCAGCGGACAAGGCCGCCACGGTAGTGCGCGAGATCGAGGCAGCCGGCGGCCGCGCCATCGCGCTCGCCGCCGACGCCGGCGATGCCGCCGCGGTGCGCCGGGCCGTGGCAGCGACGGTCGACGCCTTCGGTGGCCTCGACATCCTCGTCAACAACGCCGGCCTGGGCCTGGGCGGTGCCATCGAGGACATCGCGTTCGACACCTACGAGCGCATGATTGCGGTGAACGTGACCGGCGTATTCGTGGCCACGCAGGAAGCCGTGCGCCATATGAAGCCGGGCGGGCGGGTGATCCACATCGGTTCGTCGATGGCGCGCTACGCGGCGTTTCCCACGGCATCGCTGTACACGCTGACCAAGGGTGCGATTGCCGGCTTCAATCGCAGCCTGGTGCGCGACCTGGGGCCGAAAGGCATCACCGTCAACACCGTCCACCCCGGTCCGACCGACACGGATATGAATCCGGCCGGCGGCCCGGTCAGCGAGATCGTCGGGCCCGGCATCGCCCTGGGCCGATACGGGCAGCCGCATGAGATTGCCGGCGTGGTAGCGTTCCTTGCCGGCCCGGACGCAGCCTTCGTCACCGGCGCCGAGATCGTTGCCGATGGCGGCTTCACCGCCTGA
- a CDS encoding SDR family NAD(P)-dependent oxidoreductase: MTSPNTPHGAFAGKVAIVTGAASGIGLATTELLHAEGANVIAVGRGSNVEALARPGIVPVVADVAREESAVRAVATAIERFGKLDILVNNAAVINNKPLVDMSLEDWNGIQAVNATGAFLFSREAMRVMMPAKTGAIVNVGSYACYQAFPLIAAYAASKGALAQLTRALSLEAIEHGIRVNAVGSGDVITNITNHIHADGQAFLAEHGKKAPIRRAAQPKEIAEVIAFLASEKASFMVGAVVMADGGMSVALP, encoded by the coding sequence ATGACATCACCCAACACACCTCATGGCGCCTTCGCAGGCAAGGTCGCCATCGTTACCGGTGCCGCCAGCGGCATTGGCCTGGCCACGACGGAACTGCTCCACGCCGAGGGCGCGAATGTGATTGCCGTCGGACGCGGCAGCAACGTTGAAGCGCTGGCTCGTCCCGGCATCGTTCCCGTCGTCGCCGATGTGGCGCGCGAGGAAAGCGCCGTTCGGGCCGTGGCCACCGCAATCGAGCGGTTTGGCAAGCTCGACATCCTGGTCAACAACGCGGCGGTCATCAACAACAAGCCGCTCGTCGATATGTCGCTCGAGGACTGGAACGGCATCCAGGCCGTCAACGCCACGGGCGCGTTCCTGTTCTCGCGCGAAGCCATGCGCGTGATGATGCCGGCAAAGACTGGCGCCATCGTCAACGTGGGGTCCTACGCGTGTTATCAGGCGTTTCCGCTGATCGCGGCCTATGCGGCGTCCAAGGGCGCGCTGGCGCAGCTGACGCGGGCGCTTTCGCTGGAAGCCATCGAGCACGGCATTCGCGTCAATGCGGTCGGCTCCGGCGATGTCATCACCAACATTACCAACCACATCCATGCCGACGGCCAGGCATTCCTTGCCGAGCACGGCAAGAAGGCGCCGATCCGCCGCGCGGCCCAGCCGAAGGAAATTGCCGAGGTGATCGCCTTCCTCGCCTCAGAAAAGGCCAGCTTCATGGTCGGCGCAGTCGTCATGGCGGACGGGGGCATGAGCGTGGCGCTGCCCTGA
- a CDS encoding class I adenylate-forming enzyme family protein, with translation MSSFRPRFIHEIPAHWAAQTPQAPCLYENGTVISYGELWRRIEAARDWLAAQGAGEGDRVMVVGENCNEMVVTLFACSLLHAWPINVNARLSAREIDNIRDHAQPALVLFTGHVSDVAAAHGERLGAQAAGCAVYDDGMRVVRAATAPQREPAELARRVATLIYTSGTTGAPKGVMVPHAGLTQFARISATSRDMGPADVAYGALPMSHIFGIATVLMATLYAGASLFLRPRFDANEVFEALAEPGVTILQGVPTMFTRIMAVAPALGAKPGAYPRLRYLYTGGAPLDPTLKRDVETLFGQPLHHGYGITEYAGSLFITRMDAPRADCSAGYIVEGVEIAITDAEGKPLPAGERGQIRVRGPGVMVGYYRNPEQTAEALLPGGWLNTGDLGYLDADGALFISGRSKDLIIRSGFNVYPIEVESVINAFAGVRQSAVVGRSTNDGNEEVVAFIELQEGAELDRKALDTYLRDSLAPYKRPAEVRTVDVIPTTASGKLLKQPLRAMLD, from the coding sequence ATGTCTTCCTTCCGCCCCCGATTCATCCACGAGATCCCCGCCCACTGGGCCGCGCAGACCCCGCAGGCCCCATGCCTGTACGAGAACGGCACCGTCATCAGCTATGGCGAGCTGTGGCGGCGCATCGAAGCCGCGCGTGACTGGCTGGCGGCGCAAGGCGCAGGCGAGGGCGATCGCGTCATGGTCGTGGGCGAGAACTGCAACGAGATGGTGGTCACGCTGTTCGCCTGCAGCCTGCTGCACGCCTGGCCGATCAACGTCAACGCACGCCTGTCCGCGCGCGAGATCGACAATATCCGCGACCACGCGCAGCCGGCGCTGGTGCTGTTCACCGGCCATGTCTCCGACGTGGCCGCGGCGCACGGCGAGCGGCTGGGCGCGCAGGCCGCCGGCTGCGCGGTCTATGACGACGGCATGCGCGTCGTCCGTGCCGCCACCGCGCCGCAGCGCGAGCCGGCCGAACTGGCGCGCCGCGTCGCCACGCTGATCTATACCTCGGGCACCACCGGCGCGCCCAAGGGCGTGATGGTGCCGCACGCGGGGCTGACGCAGTTTGCGCGCATCTCCGCCACCTCGCGCGACATGGGCCCGGCCGACGTGGCCTACGGCGCGCTGCCGATGTCGCATATTTTCGGCATTGCGACGGTGCTGATGGCCACGCTGTACGCCGGCGCCAGCCTGTTCCTGCGCCCGCGCTTCGATGCCAATGAAGTGTTCGAGGCCCTGGCCGAGCCCGGCGTCACCATCCTGCAGGGCGTGCCGACCATGTTCACGCGCATCATGGCGGTGGCCCCCGCGCTGGGCGCGAAGCCCGGCGCGTATCCGCGCCTGCGCTACCTCTATACCGGCGGCGCGCCGCTCGATCCCACGCTCAAGCGCGACGTCGAAACGCTGTTCGGCCAGCCGCTGCACCACGGCTACGGCATCACCGAATACGCCGGCTCGCTTTTCATCACGCGCATGGACGCGCCGCGCGCCGATTGCTCGGCCGGCTATATCGTCGAAGGCGTGGAGATCGCCATCACCGATGCCGAAGGCAAGCCGCTGCCGGCGGGCGAACGCGGCCAGATCCGCGTGCGCGGCCCGGGCGTGATGGTCGGCTACTACCGCAATCCCGAACAGACCGCCGAGGCACTGTTGCCGGGCGGCTGGCTCAACACCGGCGACCTCGGCTATCTCGACGCCGACGGCGCGCTGTTTATTTCCGGCCGCTCCAAGGACCTGATCATCCGTTCGGGCTTCAACGTCTACCCGATCGAGGTGGAGTCGGTGATCAACGCCTTTGCCGGCGTGCGCCAGTCCGCGGTGGTGGGGCGCAGCACCAACGACGGCAACGAAGAGGTGGTGGCCTTCATCGAACTGCAGGAAGGCGCCGAGCTCGACCGCAAGGCGCTGGACACCTATCTGCGCGATAGCCTCGCGCCGTACAAGCGGCCCGCCGAAGTCCGCACCGTCGACGTGATTCCGACCACGGCGAGCGGCAAGCTGCTCAAGCAGCCGCTGCGCGCCATGCTCGACTAA